In Streptomyces asoensis, a single genomic region encodes these proteins:
- a CDS encoding carbohydrate ABC transporter permease produces the protein MTTTTPTATTAGPVRTVPAATPARPRRGARRSTPLTIAMLAVLAYFLLPLFWLLIASTKSTQDLFNSFGLWFSHAPQFLTNVRQTFTQDDGVFVHWLLNTVLYAGVSAVGAALLAAAGGYGFAKFRFRGDRISFNLVLGAVMVPTTALAIPTYLLFAEAGLVNTPWAVVLPSLVNPFGLYLMRIYAQDAVPDSVLEAARIDGAGEARIFFRIALRLLAPGLVTVLLFTLVATWNNYFLPLIMLNDPDLYPVTVGLSSWAAQAQNGGAGASSDMLALVVTGSLVSIVPLVVAFLLLQRYWQSGLAAGGVKQ, from the coding sequence GTGACGACCACGACCCCCACGGCCACGACCGCCGGGCCGGTGCGGACGGTACCCGCGGCCACCCCGGCACGCCCGCGGCGCGGGGCCCGGCGCAGCACCCCGCTGACGATCGCCATGCTGGCCGTGCTGGCGTACTTCCTCCTCCCCCTGTTCTGGCTGCTGATCGCCTCGACCAAGAGCACCCAGGACCTGTTCAACAGCTTCGGCCTGTGGTTCTCGCACGCCCCGCAGTTCCTGACGAACGTCCGGCAGACCTTCACGCAGGACGACGGCGTCTTCGTGCACTGGCTGCTGAACACGGTCCTGTACGCGGGTGTCAGCGCGGTCGGTGCCGCCCTGCTGGCCGCCGCGGGCGGGTACGGGTTCGCCAAGTTCCGCTTCCGCGGTGACCGGATCTCCTTCAACCTGGTGCTCGGCGCCGTCATGGTCCCGACCACCGCGCTGGCGATCCCGACCTATCTGCTCTTCGCCGAGGCGGGCCTGGTCAACACTCCTTGGGCGGTCGTCCTGCCCTCGTTGGTCAACCCGTTCGGCCTGTACCTGATGCGGATCTACGCGCAGGACGCCGTCCCGGACAGTGTGCTGGAGGCCGCCCGCATCGACGGGGCCGGCGAGGCCCGGATCTTTTTCCGGATCGCGCTGCGGCTGCTGGCTCCGGGCCTGGTGACGGTACTGCTGTTCACCCTGGTGGCGACCTGGAACAACTACTTCCTGCCGTTGATCATGCTGAACGACCCGGACCTGTACCCCGTCACGGTCGGCCTCTCCTCCTGGGCGGCGCAGGCGCAGAACGGCGGGGCGGGCGCCAGCAGCGACATGCTCGCCCTGGTCGTGACCGGCTCCCTCGTCTCGATCGTGCCGCTCGTCGTGGCGTTCCTGCTGCTCCAGCGGTACTGGCAGAGCGGCCTGGCCGCCGGCGGCGTCAAGCAGTGA
- a CDS encoding carbohydrate ABC transporter permease — MNRQRAAGPLFVAPFMVLFLLLFLAPLGYAAYLSLFQERLIGGTAFVGLDNYTQALSDPQFLHGIGRVALFFVIQVPVMLLLALAFALALDSGLLRLARVVRLGIFVPYAVPSVVAALMWGYLYGPDFGPFAQLGRSLSLPVPDFLGDGWMLASLANIVTWEFVGYNMIILYAALRTVPEELYEAAAVDGAGAWRIAWSIKLPALRPALMLTLLFSVIGSFQLFNEPKLLMTIAPDVISSSYTANLYAYTLAFTGQQVNYAATVSFLLGLVIVIASYAVLLTANRRRTP, encoded by the coding sequence ATGAACCGTCAACGGGCGGCGGGCCCGCTGTTCGTCGCGCCCTTCATGGTGCTGTTCCTGCTGCTCTTCCTCGCCCCGCTCGGCTACGCCGCCTACCTCAGCCTGTTCCAGGAACGGCTCATCGGCGGCACGGCGTTCGTCGGACTCGACAACTACACCCAGGCCCTGAGCGATCCGCAGTTCCTGCACGGCATCGGTCGGGTCGCGCTGTTCTTCGTGATCCAGGTCCCGGTGATGCTGCTGCTGGCGCTGGCGTTCGCCCTGGCCCTGGACAGCGGACTGCTGCGGCTCGCCCGTGTCGTCCGGCTGGGCATCTTCGTCCCGTACGCCGTGCCGAGCGTGGTCGCCGCGCTCATGTGGGGCTATCTGTACGGGCCGGACTTCGGCCCCTTCGCCCAGCTCGGGCGGTCGCTGAGCCTGCCCGTCCCCGACTTCCTCGGCGACGGCTGGATGCTGGCCAGCCTGGCGAACATCGTCACCTGGGAGTTCGTCGGCTACAACATGATCATCCTGTACGCCGCCCTGCGGACCGTCCCCGAGGAGCTGTACGAGGCGGCCGCCGTGGACGGGGCCGGCGCCTGGCGCATCGCCTGGTCGATCAAGCTGCCCGCCCTGCGCCCGGCGCTGATGCTCACCCTGCTGTTCTCGGTGATCGGCAGCTTCCAGCTGTTCAACGAGCCGAAGCTGCTGATGACCATCGCCCCCGACGTGATCAGCAGTTCCTACACCGCCAACCTCTACGCCTACACGCTCGCGTTCACCGGTCAGCAGGTCAACTACGCGGCCACGGTGTCCTTCCTCCTGGGCCTCGTCATCGTGATCGCCTCCTACGCCGTCCTGCTCACCGCGAACCGCAGGAGGACCCCGTGA